The genomic DNA GTTTATTTTAACACTTATTTTTTTACAGGGTTTACCGTTGTTATCATTAAGCAAACGAAAACAATCGTTAAAAACGGAAGAGATTGTTTGCCTGATCATTATGCTTGCATCAGTCATGACGGGAACAATTGGTTGGCATTTTTATGAACTTTCAATAGAGCATGTAATGTCAAGGTATCTTGTGTTATTGTTTGCTTTTGTCGCAGGTGCAACGGTCGGATCGACCGTTGGGGTCGTAACTGGACTTATTTTTAGTCTTGCTAGTGTATCTAGTCTATTCCATATGAGTTTACTGGCATTTTCCGGTCTTTTAGGTGGACTATTAAAAGATGGTAAGAAGATAGGCGTTTCTATTGGATTATTTATTGCAACATTATTAATCGGTATGTATGGAGAAGCTCATGGCTCTTTAACAAAAACAATTCTAGAATCATCAGCTGCTATTTTGTTATTTTTTTTAACACCGCAATCATTTACAGAAAAATTAGCTAAATACACCCCTGGGACACCTGAGTATGCTGCTGAACAGCAGCAATATATGAGAAAGGTTCGTGATGTGACAGCTCAGCGTGTTGCCCAATTTTCAACAGTATTTCAAGCGTTATCAAATAGTTTTTCTCAATATAGTGGAATAGCCGATGAAGAGGATACAGAACGAGAGCTTGATTTTTTTTTAAGTAACGTAACTGAAAAAACATGTCAAACTTGTTTTAAAAAAGAGTATTGCTGGTCAAAGAACTTTACTACAACTTATGAATATATGGCGAAGATTATGCATGAAATGGAGGGAAATAATCAAAGTTTACCACCAAATTTATCACGAGATTGGAGTAAACACTGCACACGTTCAGGAAAAGTAATTGATGCTGTGAAACAAGAGTTAACATTTTTTAAAGCAAATAAAAAACTGAAAAAGCAGGTGAAGGAAAGTAGAAGGCTTGTCGCAGACCAATTATTAGGAGTATCTGAAGTGATGGGGGATTTTGCAAAAGAAATTCAGAGAGAACGAGAAAACCATCATAAACAAGAAGAGCAAATTTTCGATGCATTGCATGATTTTGGCATTCAAATTGAACAAGTAGAAATTTATAGTTTAGAACAGGGAAGTGTTGATATAGATATGACCATTCCATATTGTCAAGGAATGGGAGAATGTGAAAAATTAATAGCTCCGATGTTATCAGATATTTTAGGAGAAATGATTATTGTGAAAAAGGAGGAATGTTCAAAGTACCCTAATGGATTTTGCAATGTCACATTTCGCTCAGCGAAAGCTTTTGTTGTTGAAACAGGTGTAGCCCATGCAGCAAAAGGCGGTGGGCTTGTTTCAGGAGATAGTTACTCAATGATTGAGTTAGGGAGCGGAAAGTATGCAATTGCTATTAGTGATGGAATGGGGAACGGAGAACGTGCTCATTATGAAAGCAACGAAACACTTGAGTTACTTCAAAAGATTTTACAATCAGGGATAGAGGAAAAAATAGCCATTAAGTCTGTTAATTCAATTTTATCGCTTCGAACCACTGACGAAATTTTTTCTACCCTTGATTTAGCGATGATTGATTTGCAAGATGCGAAAGTTAAATTTTTGAAAATTGGTTCAACCCCGAGCTTTATCAAACGGGGAAATAAAGTAATAAAAATAGAAGCAAGTAATTTACCGATAGGAATTTTGCAGGAGTTTGATGTTGATGTTGTAAGCGACCAACTAAAAGCTGGTGATTTATTAATTATGATGAGTGATGGTATTTTTGAAGGGCCGAAGCATGTCGAAAATAGTGATTTGTGGATCAAAAGGAAAATTTGCGAGATGCAAACAGAAAATCCACAAGAGGTTGCAGATCTATTAATGGAGGAAGTGATTCGTTCTAGATCGGGAAATATACAAGATGATATGACGGTCGTTGTTGCAAAAATACAGCGTAATACACCAAAGTGGGCTTCAATTCCAGTTGATATTTCCAAAAAAGAAGCTTAATATCATTTTTTTTGCTTATATAAAATCATGTATAATTCCCCTTTGTCTCGTCGAAAATGATTACCAATTCATTTATAGAGGGGAGTTAGATGAGTACTGTGACATTACGACAAATTTTACTTATAACAGATGGGAACTCAAACCATGGAGAAGATCCAATTGCAGTTGCTGCCCTAGCTAATGAACAAGGTATGACTGTAAATGTAATTGGTGTTATGGAACAAGATGTAATTGACGAGGAAAGTTTGAGGGAAATTGAAGGAATTGCGATGTCAGGAGGCGGGATAAGCCAAGTTGTATATGCACAAGCATTATCTCAAACTGTACAAATGGTTACAAAAAAAGCGATGACACAAACTTTACAAGGAGTTGTCAATAAAGAATTACAACAAATTTTAGGTAAAGAAAAAACGATGGAAGATCTCCCTCCTGAGCAAAGGGGGGAAGTGATGGAAGTTGTTGATGAGCTTGGAGAGACAACTGCACTCGATGTGTTAATTCTTGTCGATACAAGTGTAAGTATGAAACATAAGCTTCCAACCGTTAAAGAAGCGCTATTAGATTTATCTTTAAGTTTAAATGCTCGTGCTGGGGAAAATCGTTTTTCCGTTTTTATATTTCCCGGGAAAAAGAAAGATGTCGAAAAATTACTTGATTGGACACCAAAGCTTGAATCTTTAAGAAGTGTTTTTTCAAAATTAACGACTGGGGGAATAACACCGACTGGACCAGCACTTCGCGAGGCTTTAACTTATTTTAACAAAAAACGTTCATTAAGGAGTTTGATTTCTCGTGATGATGAACAATACTATGAAGAATCAATGTAGAGTGCCAGATAATACAATTGTTGAGGGTAAATGGCATCGAAACCAATATAAAATTATAAAAGAGTTGGGCTTTGGTGCGAATGGTATTGTTTATTTAGCTCAGTTTCAAAATAGATATGTTGCTTTAAAAATGAGCGAGAATAATTTATCAATCACTTCAGAAGTGAACGTGTTAAATTCTTTTGCAAAGGTCCAAGGGTCTGTCCTCGGACCTTCTTTACTAGATGTTGACGATTGGGTTAGAAAAGATAAAAATATATCTTTTTATGTAATGGAATATATACACGGGCCAGATTTCCTAACTTTTATCAAACAAAAAGGGCAAGTATGGATAGGTGTATTAATTCTTCAACTTCTAAGTGATTTACAGCGGATGCATGAAAGAGGTTGGATTTTTGGTGATTTAAAACCTGAAAATTTAATTGTAACAGGGCCTCCGCCGAAAATTAGATGCATTGATGTCGGAGGTACAACGATGGAAGGGAGAGCAATTAAAGAATTTACTGAATTTTATGATCGGGGTTATTGGGGACTTGGCACAAGAAAAGCTGATCCCGCATACGATTTATTTGCTGTCGGAATGATAATGATAAATTGCGCATATCCAAAACTTTTTCCGAAGCGGGAGGGCGGAATAGAACAATTAAAACAAGCTTTGCACCAAAGTCATCAACTACATGAATATAAACCAGTTATTTTGAAGTCGTTACAAGGAAGCTACCGTTCTGCTAAAGATATGCGTGAAGATTTGTTGCTTTTATCAAGTGGAAGTAAAGGGAGCAAATCCTCGAAACATGTTACAATGTCAAGACAACAAACAAGAGCAAATAACCGTTCTGTAACACCAGCAAAAAAAAAAAGGTGGAATAATTGAAACAGCAATGATTTTAAATTATTGTTTCACTATTTTATACCATTTATTTATATATACAAGTAATGTAATATACATTTTAAGTGGAAAAATCTGAAGAATGTTTAAAATACATGATTGATGATAAATTTATTAAAAACTAGTGATATTTTTTGAATGTTTTCAATAATAAATGGTACTATTATAACAGTAAAGATTTTTTAAAAAACAAAGTTACTATAAGGAAGATATGCATGCTTGAAAAAAAAGTCGACCGCTTTATTGACCGCCACTCCCTTATCTCTGAAGGGGCTCGAATTCTTGTTGGGGTGTCAGGTGGTCCGGATTCACTCTCCCTGCTTCACTACTTATGGGAAAGGAAAGAAAAATGGAATTTAACAATGAGAGTGGCACATGTAGACCATATGTTCAGAGGTAGGGAATCGTTTGATGATTTAATCTTTGTTAAAGAGTATTGTAACAATTTACACATCCCAATTGAGACTGCTCAACTAAATGTCCCTAAGTATATAGAAGAAACAGGAGAGAGCCCACAAGTTGCTGCTAGAAAATGCCGTTATTTATTTTTTAAAGAAATGATGGCAAAGCATCAACTAGATATACTTGCATTAGGACACCACGGTGATGACCAAGTTGAAACGATTTTGATGAGATTAATACGGGGAAGTACGGGAAAAGCGCGAGCGGGTATTACAGTTAAACGATCTTTTTATAAATGGGAGCTCATCCGCCCTTTTTTAACAGTTAATAAGGAGGAAATAACTGATTACTGTTTACGGCATCATCTGAAACCAAGAACGGATCCAAGCAATGAGAAAGGAATTTATACAAGAAATCGATTGCGTAAAGAAGTGCTCTCTTTTTTAAAGAAAGAAAATGCGCATGTTCATGAACATTTCCAACGGTTTAGTGAAGAACTTCTAGAGGATGAAGCTTTATTACAGGAATTAACTATCGAAAAAATGAAAACGGTAATGGAAATAAAAAATATAAAAAATATTACCTTAAATATTCGTCCATTTCAATCCATGCCAATTCCTTTACAAAGAAGGGGGATTCAACTAATATTAAACTATCTTTATCACGAAAAACCCTCTTCATTATCTGCTATACATATTGATCAAATATTTTCTTTAATTTCCAGTTCTCAACCGTCTAAAATGCTTCATTTTCCACTTGGATTACTCGTTTATCGTTCATATGAAAAATGTCACTTTCAATTTTCAAAAGAGGAAAAACAGTGTTATCGGTTTGAATTACATAAACCTGGGAAAATACAGCTTCCGAACGGTTCTGAAATCTCGCTTCAATATACGAATGATTCTAAAAGAGTTGATCATTATTCAATTTTACTTGATCCTCTAAAAGTGAAGTTACCAATTATTATTAGAACTCGGAAAGAAGGGGATCGAATCATTCCAAAAGGGATGCAAGGATCAAAAAAGATAAAAACAATTTTTATCGACGAAAAAATTCCGAGAACTGAAAGAAAAGATTGGCCTGTCATTACAGATTGCGAGGGAGAAGTTCTTTGGCTTCCTGGATTAAAGAAATCTAACTGGGACATGAGTAACAAAACTTTATCCAACTATATGTTATTAACATTTGAAAAGCATTGATCTTCTAGGAGGCAAGCATAAAATGAAAAATGATATTGAGAAAATATTAATAACAGAAGAAGAAATTCAAAGCAAGATTCGCGAGCTTGCTTTACGATTGACAGAAGAATACAAAGACCGTTTTCCATTAGCCATTGGAGTGTTAAAAGGAGCTATGCCATTCATGGGTGATCTTTTAAAACGGGTGGATACATATTTAGAAATGGATTTTATGGACGTATCGAGCTACGGGAATTCAACTACTTCTTCTGGAGAGGTGAAAATTTTAAAGGATTTAGACACATCTGTTGAAGGACGAGATATTTTAATTATTGAAGATATTATTGACAGCGGGTTAACGTTGAGCTATTTAGTCGAGCTTTTCCGTTATCGAAAAGCTAAGTCAATAAAAATTGTAACGTTAATTGATAAGCCTTCTGGAAGAAAGGCTAATATTAAAGCTGATTATGTTGGTTTTAATGTTCCTGATAAGTTTGTTGTCGGGTATGGATTAGATTATGCAGAAAAATATCGCAACCTTCCATATATTGGGGTTTTAAAACGTGAGGTATATAGTCATAATGATTAAATGAACAAACAAAAAAATTACGAACTTTTGAATGTAATTTCTTGTCTTGACGCAATTTCCTATGATACTATTGAATATAGTTTGTTTACTGTGGGAGGAGGAAAGGGATGAATCGGATCTTCCGTAATACCATCTTTTATTTATTAATTTTTTTAGTGATTATTGGCGTTGTCAGTTTCTTTAATGGAACAAACGAGCCAACCGAACATAAATCATATGATGAATTTATCAACCATTTAGAAAGCGGAGAAGTAAAATCACTTTCTATGCAGCCCGAGCGACTCGTATATGAGATAAAAGGGCAGCTTAAAAGCTACAATAAGGATAAATATTTTCTAACATATATACCAAGCAGCGGAAATATGCTTGAACGGATTGATACAGCTGCTAAAGAAGCAGGGGTAGAAGTAAAAGTAATGCCTGCAAAAGAAACGAGCGGCTGGGTAACATTCTTCACCTCCATCATTCCATTCATCATTATTTTCATTTTATTCTTCTTCTTGTTAAACCAAGCCCAAGGCGGCGGAAGCAGAGTAATGAACTTTGGAAAAAGTAAAGCAAAGCTTTACAATGATGATAAGAAAAAGGTCCGTTTTAAAGATGTAGCAGGTGCTGATGAAGAAAAGCAAGAGCTTATTGAAGTGGTTGAATTTTTAAAAGATCCACGAAAGTTCTCAGAAGTTGGGGCACGTATTCCAAAAGGAGTTCTGTTAGTCGGACCCCCAGGAACGGGTAAGACTTTACTAGCTCGAGCTGTAGCAGGAGAGGCTTGTGTACCTTTCTTCTCAATTAGTGGATCAGACTTTGTAGAAATGTTCGTTGGTGTTGGTGCTTCAAGGGTTCGTGATTTGTTTGAAAATGCAAAGAAAAACGCACCTTGTATTATTTTTATTGATGAGATTGATGCTGTTGGCCGTCAGCGTGGTGCAGGGCTAGGCGGAGGTCATGATGAACGGGAGCAAACATTAAATCAGCTACTTGTTGAAATGGATGGTTTTGGAGCGAACGAAGGAATTATCATTATCGCTGCAACAAATAGACCTGATATTTTGGACCCAGCATTATTACGTCCAGGCCGTTTTGACCGTCAGATTACGGTAGACCGTCCAGATGTAAATGGGCGTGAAGCAGTATTGAAAGTACATGCACGGAACAAACCTCTTGATGAATCTGTGAATTTAAAAAATATTGCGATGCGAACACCAGGTTTTTCCGGTGCGGATCTTGAAAACTTGTTAAACGAGGCAGCTTTAGTAGCTGCAAGACGCAATAAAAAGAAAATTGATGCGACTGATATCGATGAAGCAACGGATCGAGTGATTGCAGGTCCTTCTAAGAAAAGCAGAGTCATTTCTGAGAAGGAAAGAAGAATCGTTGCTTTTCACGAAGCGGGACATACAATTATTGGGCTTGTGCTAGATGAGGCGGAAATGGTTCATAAAGTGACAATTGTGCCAAGGGGCCAAGCTGGTGGATACGCAGTAATGCTTCCAAAAGAAGATCGTTACTTAATGACGAAGCCAGAGCTACTCGATAAAATTACTGGTCTTCTTGGAGGTCGTGTTGCTGAAGAAGTTGTCTTTGGTGAAGTAAGTACTG from Bacillus aquiflavi includes the following:
- the spoIIE gene encoding stage II sporulation protein E, which translates into the protein MEKVERNLIESPIGEVDFDGTKLELSNGVKKLQLKIESILFKKGLILLLIGFLLGRALIIAQLTPFALPFFASVYLMRRDRAPLALIGLIGGAATLSVMNTAYTFFISFLFLLAFRITKKWLRDEVRALPFYVFGTLLLGKLAVSYITAHQLTVYHGLMASVEASLGFILTLIFLQGLPLLSLSKRKQSLKTEEIVCLIIMLASVMTGTIGWHFYELSIEHVMSRYLVLLFAFVAGATVGSTVGVVTGLIFSLASVSSLFHMSLLAFSGLLGGLLKDGKKIGVSIGLFIATLLIGMYGEAHGSLTKTILESSAAILLFFLTPQSFTEKLAKYTPGTPEYAAEQQQYMRKVRDVTAQRVAQFSTVFQALSNSFSQYSGIADEEDTERELDFFLSNVTEKTCQTCFKKEYCWSKNFTTTYEYMAKIMHEMEGNNQSLPPNLSRDWSKHCTRSGKVIDAVKQELTFFKANKKLKKQVKESRRLVADQLLGVSEVMGDFAKEIQRERENHHKQEEQIFDALHDFGIQIEQVEIYSLEQGSVDIDMTIPYCQGMGECEKLIAPMLSDILGEMIIVKKEECSKYPNGFCNVTFRSAKAFVVETGVAHAAKGGGLVSGDSYSMIELGSGKYAIAISDGMGNGERAHYESNETLELLQKILQSGIEEKIAIKSVNSILSLRTTDEIFSTLDLAMIDLQDAKVKFLKIGSTPSFIKRGNKVIKIEASNLPIGILQEFDVDVVSDQLKAGDLLIMMSDGIFEGPKHVENSDLWIKRKICEMQTENPQEVADLLMEEVIRSRSGNIQDDMTVVVAKIQRNTPKWASIPVDISKKEA
- a CDS encoding vWA domain-containing protein, with product MSTVTLRQILLITDGNSNHGEDPIAVAALANEQGMTVNVIGVMEQDVIDEESLREIEGIAMSGGGISQVVYAQALSQTVQMVTKKAMTQTLQGVVNKELQQILGKEKTMEDLPPEQRGEVMEVVDELGETTALDVLILVDTSVSMKHKLPTVKEALLDLSLSLNARAGENRFSVFIFPGKKKDVEKLLDWTPKLESLRSVFSKLTTGGITPTGPALREALTYFNKKRSLRSLISRDDEQYYEESM
- a CDS encoding serine/threonine protein kinase; protein product: MMNNTMKNQCRVPDNTIVEGKWHRNQYKIIKELGFGANGIVYLAQFQNRYVALKMSENNLSITSEVNVLNSFAKVQGSVLGPSLLDVDDWVRKDKNISFYVMEYIHGPDFLTFIKQKGQVWIGVLILQLLSDLQRMHERGWIFGDLKPENLIVTGPPPKIRCIDVGGTTMEGRAIKEFTEFYDRGYWGLGTRKADPAYDLFAVGMIMINCAYPKLFPKREGGIEQLKQALHQSHQLHEYKPVILKSLQGSYRSAKDMREDLLLLSSGSKGSKSSKHVTMSRQQTRANNRSVTPAKKKRWNN
- the tilS gene encoding tRNA lysidine(34) synthetase TilS, with protein sequence MLEKKVDRFIDRHSLISEGARILVGVSGGPDSLSLLHYLWERKEKWNLTMRVAHVDHMFRGRESFDDLIFVKEYCNNLHIPIETAQLNVPKYIEETGESPQVAARKCRYLFFKEMMAKHQLDILALGHHGDDQVETILMRLIRGSTGKARAGITVKRSFYKWELIRPFLTVNKEEITDYCLRHHLKPRTDPSNEKGIYTRNRLRKEVLSFLKKENAHVHEHFQRFSEELLEDEALLQELTIEKMKTVMEIKNIKNITLNIRPFQSMPIPLQRRGIQLILNYLYHEKPSSLSAIHIDQIFSLISSSQPSKMLHFPLGLLVYRSYEKCHFQFSKEEKQCYRFELHKPGKIQLPNGSEISLQYTNDSKRVDHYSILLDPLKVKLPIIIRTRKEGDRIIPKGMQGSKKIKTIFIDEKIPRTERKDWPVITDCEGEVLWLPGLKKSNWDMSNKTLSNYMLLTFEKH
- the hpt gene encoding hypoxanthine phosphoribosyltransferase — its product is MKNDIEKILITEEEIQSKIRELALRLTEEYKDRFPLAIGVLKGAMPFMGDLLKRVDTYLEMDFMDVSSYGNSTTSSGEVKILKDLDTSVEGRDILIIEDIIDSGLTLSYLVELFRYRKAKSIKIVTLIDKPSGRKANIKADYVGFNVPDKFVVGYGLDYAEKYRNLPYIGVLKREVYSHND
- the ftsH gene encoding ATP-dependent zinc metalloprotease FtsH — protein: MNRIFRNTIFYLLIFLVIIGVVSFFNGTNEPTEHKSYDEFINHLESGEVKSLSMQPERLVYEIKGQLKSYNKDKYFLTYIPSSGNMLERIDTAAKEAGVEVKVMPAKETSGWVTFFTSIIPFIIIFILFFFLLNQAQGGGSRVMNFGKSKAKLYNDDKKKVRFKDVAGADEEKQELIEVVEFLKDPRKFSEVGARIPKGVLLVGPPGTGKTLLARAVAGEACVPFFSISGSDFVEMFVGVGASRVRDLFENAKKNAPCIIFIDEIDAVGRQRGAGLGGGHDEREQTLNQLLVEMDGFGANEGIIIIAATNRPDILDPALLRPGRFDRQITVDRPDVNGREAVLKVHARNKPLDESVNLKNIAMRTPGFSGADLENLLNEAALVAARRNKKKIDATDIDEATDRVIAGPSKKSRVISEKERRIVAFHEAGHTIIGLVLDEAEMVHKVTIVPRGQAGGYAVMLPKEDRYLMTKPELLDKITGLLGGRVAEEVVFGEVSTGAHNDFQRATGIARRMITEFGMSEKLGPLQFGQSQGQVFLGRDINSEQNYSDAIAYEIDLEIQTLIKNCYAKAREIITENRDKLDVIAKTLLDVETLDAEQIRHLFDHGTLPERKIDDVKVNINKKEETAENDKPAQLDKNDIDNSTVQKNDAVDEKDSQHDEDQKDK